The DNA region ACTCATCACATTCTATTAAAATTGATTTCCTACCTGTGTCAACCTAGTGAGCTGATCTCCTTGAGGCAGGGGCATGTGTCTGGTCCAATGCTGATACCCATTTGTCCTGAGAAATTGTAGCGTCTGCCATGGCACGGTGCCCTAGAAGGGAGTTAGTCCGGTCTCTCCAGGGTGGTTTGGTGGACTGATGTAAAGAGAGAAGCCAGGCCACATGCACAACCTTGTTCAGGTGGAAGTAATTGTTCCGGGCTCAGCTGAGACAGAGAGCCTTAGGAAAAGGCCCCGCTGAACGAGTGCTCAGAGGCTGAGGGCTGAGAGAGGGTCTGATACCAGAGGAGATTTGCAGGCGGTGCCTGCAGAAGAGATGATTGTGGACCCAGGACCTGGGATATTTCCTGTCCCCTGACACCTCTTTGGGGCTCTGCATCTACAGAGGTGATGCTCAGGATGCTGTTCAGTGGGGGTGGAACGGGGTGGAGTTTCTATCCCAGGTGCAGTGGTCAGGAACATTTTTCTGTTGGTTAAAAACTACAATTTTTGCAAATtggaagatgggggtgggagtTTAAGAACATAATTTGGCCATGTGCTGTTAGGAGAGGAAGTCAAATGAAATGTGGTCGCCCAGGGATAGCCCTGACTTAAAGGGACCCTGTGCAATTGCACATTGGTCATTTCTACAAGAGCTCCATTGTCTCGAGTCTCAAGAATGCCACATCCTTTGAGCTAGATGGCTTCTCAGAGATAACCTATTCCCAGCCTATAACTCATAATAACAGCACCGAGGCCCAGCAAAAATGGATTTGCACCACACTCTGAAGGTTCATAGTTAAATTTGATTTAACTtaaattaaatttagttttaattgtatttcattccattttctttaaagtaGATCGTATTTTACTCAGTAGtatcagaaaaatataatttaattctaaGCATATGTAACATAAACTCAAAGGTTCAAAAACTGTATCTAAAGGGGGAGCCCTCTCTGCAGTGGCCGCTGACACGCTGTGGCCTATGGTCTGGGACTGCAGACTTCACAGGAGCTGAAGCGAGTTGCCCACACGCagcaggtggttcttctgcctcGTGAAAATCAGTGAAAGCTGTGCCCAGAGCCCGgtctggctctggagaggccactGGAGTCGGCATTGCCTCTTGAGGTCTTTTTGGAACTTGCTCTGGAGCTGTTTCTGTAGATCCCAGAAGAGAACATGTTATCACCATGACTGCCTTGATGTGCCTTCTATAGACAGAACATCTCTGCTATCCATCGATGGAGTCCCAGTGCCAGAGCCCACCCCAGGAAGTCTTCCCAGACTGCAGGCCATGGGGACAGTGATCAGAGCAACTCTTTGCTCCTGCCTAACCCTAGCTTCTGGAAGCTCTTCTCTGTGTGGCATAGCCCCCTGCGCACTCACACCATTCACCCCCAGGCCTCCTCATCCTCTGCCTCTACCTCTGTAGGCTCACAATGCTCCAGCTCTGAAAGGAGCAGCTGGGCCCAGTGCTCCAGGTGtgagctggttctgtagatccAAGAAGGACAGAGGCAGATGGGAAGGGCCCTGTGTGGGTAATGGCATGCCTCATTCCATGGCTAGTGTAGTGGACTGTCACTGATGACTCAGCCAGAGCTTTCTGCTCATCattccctgccctctcctcccctctcctcttcagTCCTATCTTCTCACTTGCTGCCCAGACACTCTCTGGACACCAGAACTAGCTTTACTCCTCATTACTGGAACACCCATCACTCTGTGCTTTCCCCAGACACCCAGCTCCCAGCATTTAGCAAACCATTGGGAGGATCAGCTCAGCAGACAGGGTGGTTCTCTCACCTCCACAAGGTCCACACACaggataaaacacacacacatgcacaggtaCAGGACACAGCCCAGAAGCCCAGGACACAGGCCAAGGGCTGATGAGTGTCCTATTTACAGTGACCAGTGCCCATGTGCCCCCAATGGCTGCCACCCAATGCCTCTTTCAGTGGTGCCTTCTCCCCTGTGTCCCTGGGTTCATGCTGGGCTGGAAAACGTGGGCATGAGGCACCGTGTTCAACCTCAGCTCCTGCTTCCTACAGTTCCTGGATGCCCAGAGGCTGACCATGGCTTGAGAAGGAAAAGCGTGGCTGGGCCAGCAGAATGCTCTGCACTGCTGACCGTGGGACCTGGCACCCTGGCTGCActagggagcaggggcagaggtggATAGAGGCCCTGCTGAGAGAGGTGGTCAGTTATGCTGGAGGACAAAGGGAGGGCACCCTCCTGGCACATTCCTGGGTAAgtcccccccattgagaacccacAATTACATTCACCAAGAAGAGGCAGTTCTGACAGCATAAGTAGCCaaagaaaagcaggaaacagGCTGTTTCAGGGCAAAAGAGAAACTTTATTGTTTCTTGGAGGtgtcaggctgggctgggctcagtGTCCTCCACCAGCACAGAGTGGGGCTCCATGGCTGTGATTGTGGTAGTCTGTGGCTATGACTCCCAACACCGACAGAAACTCAGAAAAGTCGATCTTCTTGTCGTTATTCTTGTCCTGGTCCTCAAAGATATGGGCCAAGAAATCTTTGCCCTTTTTTTCCTGTGGAAAAGATAAATTCAGTCCCAAAAGTGTTATGGGtggaacaggaggaggaggaggcagaaaaggggagagaagcATCTGGGGCAGCACAGGTGTAGCTGGTGTGGGCCAGTGGAGGATATCTGGGAATGAGAGGGACATTAGCACTATCCTGCAATTCACTAAGGGATTTTCCTTGGATCAAGTATCAGCATGAAACAGAGACCAGGTGGTGGGCAGACTCAGCCCAGATCTTCACTGGTCAAtgagctggtgggtgggtggtCTGTTGACCCAGTCCTGCTCTCCCAACCCACTTCCAGGACCCCATCTACCTAAGTTCTACCCAGAAACTGAAGATAGGCCCGATccttgtctcttcattttgaaCCCTCCTCTCCTATCTCCTATTTGCCTTCCTGAATCGTCCGTACTCAGTGCCCTCACCTACTGTCTGTCACTTAGCAACCTCATTTTTTGTAATCAGTTTAGTATATTTTAATGTCAGACTAAATCAGGTCTATGAATGAGCTCTTTCATTGTAATGAAAGGTGGTGAACTTGATCAGCCATGGGATTTCTATCACCTTCCCTTGGATCTCATGGAGGCTTCTAGAGGCTTCAGTCTCCTGGATGAAGAGTGACAAGTGGGAGAGGACCGTTCTTGGCTCTTCTGTTTCACCACCTGATAACTACCCTTGATCTCCAGATGCCTTTACACTTGGGCACGTGTACCATCTATTTCATCCTGATAATAAGTCAGGAGCGTCCTCTTAGTCCTTTTTGCAGATGAGAATATTGAGGATCAGAAAATGGGATTGACTTGTCCTAAGCCCTCTGCCATGCCAGGCCCAAGCAACCTTAAGAAGTCACCCAGACTCACACAAGCCGTGAGGAAGTTAGGGAAATTCTCCTTCAGCATCTTCAGCAGGCCCGGCTTGTCAATCTTGTCATCAGGTTTGGTGTATTTGTGGAACAGGACGATCAAGTCCATCACGGACTGTTCAACTGGAGTATGGCTCATCTTGGTTTTCAAGGAAGCTGCCAGAGAGAAAGACGGGGACCTTTGTTATCCTTCCCCCCAGGTGAGGGTCCCTAAGTCAGGACAACGGGGTGGGAACTGAGCATCCAGTGAAGTAAGCCTGTTGGGAGCAGAGGAGCTGTACCATCCTAGGAGGTGGGATGAGATCCTCACAAAGAGGAGAGTGTGGCCAAGCTGAGGCCTGGTCCCATGCAGGTCAGGGCCCAGAGGAGGTAAGGAGAATGCAGAAACCCACTGTGGACAGAGCCACaggaggcagaagcagggagggtAGGGGTCAACCACATGGAAAAGGACTGACATTTAGTTGGGACCTGAGCCAAACACAGCATTTGGATGATTCTACTCTTCAAGAGCATCAACACCATCTCCTCTAGGGTCACAGTCAGTGTTAGAGTCATGGGGACAAAATGACGTCCTGAGGAGTCTGGCCTGACCTGCCCTGGGCTACTCTTGGAATGAGTGCCTTGAGGTGCGCATTGTGATCATAAAGCAAGctctaaatgaaagaagcccTGGAGGCTCCCAGGGGTCAGTGTGAGTAGGATGGTGAGTGTAAGCAGAGATACACAGCCCTGTCCTGAGCTCCCACAAGGTTTCCTAGACCATCCCCAGCAGACTGAAAGGACTACTGACCAGTGTTGGCATCATGTTTGAAATGAACAGAAATACCAGACTCAGTTTTAGAGTTTAGGGTGAATTTGGTGAGATAGGCTCCTTCAGATGACCTTTGTACCTCCCTGCTCTCTGGAACCCCAACGCTCGACTCCATTTAAGGAAAGAGGTCTGACTTCCCAAAGACAGTACCTCCACCCTCAGTCTGGACCCCAAGCAGAGAAATGGGACAGTGCAGCCCTCACACCCCAGATTTTCAAAACTCTCAAGAAATGTGTATGGCTCCCATGGGTGGGCATCTAACAAAAACTTCCATTGTCTCCTGATATGGGAGAAAGATCATTACTCTTGTGTCCCTAAGTGAAAACACCTAAGGCCTTCTGTCAACTTGGACAAGGCCTTAGCTGAGCTCTGTGCACAGAAGGTCACCGGTAATTCCCTCAACTGGGAACGAGGTTCAAAACCTAAGGTGCTAGGTCCCTGATCCAAGGTAGTGGCAGTCCTTATCACCAGGGCATAGCAAGTGGGCATCCCAGGTCTGGGGTTGGGTGAATATTCCAGACTTTGGGAGAGCCACCCACTCTCCTGAGGTTGGGGTGCAAAGTCCATGGCCTGAGAGTCAGatgattccagagagaaaagaagacaaggaggagaggaaggttcATATACTGAGCTCCCACCAGGGATGCTCCAACAGAGTTGGCACAGAAGAGCCAAATAAGCAATGGGAGCGTCAGTACAGACATCTTGTTGTAGATAGGCCCTTGGGACCAAGTGGGTTCACGTTGGAAAGACCCATAACAGGCAGAGTTGAGACTGGATACAGGTTCCTGAATCCGCTCCCATCACCGCTCTCCCTATTCCTGGACACAGAAGAACACACTGGGCCCTGACGAACCCCCCTGGCAAACAGTTAGGTGCAGACTTACCGGAGCTGACGAGGTGTCACTGAGGAGAAGGTGAGTGTGCTGTGCATCTGGACAAAGACTGGTCCCTTTATAAGGCTCAGTCTGGCTCCTCCCAGgcactgggagcccttaggccaTGTTGTTTATCTGCTTCCTGGACCATTGTCTTACTCAGGTGGGTGGGACACACCTAGAAGAGTGTGTTCATCATGTTCCTGTATAATGCCAGGCAACTCCCAAGGGATTGCACTATTCTAGAGGATTATTCTGTGGCTAAGGAAAtcgagggctggggaggggaaggcaatGGGATTGTCTTAAGAGCACAGGAATTGTGGTAGAGAAAACTGGGTTTCTGAACTTAAAGAGGATGGGTCTATGAAGGCAGCACCGTCTGTGTTTGCTCATCACCTTCTACAAGTTTGTCTGACATCTAACAAACACTCTCACCAGTGGTTTATAAATCCGTAACTATACCACGCATCACCTTACCTGTCATATTGACATTCCTCCTAAACCTTCAAAACCTTATGAGATGGTGCTGTTACCCTCATGTTGAGGACAGGGAATTGAGGGAGTAAGAGGTAAGCTAAGTTCCTATGTGCTCAATGCTAATAGTCAGCAAGCTCAAGAGATGACCCAGAAAAGCCTGATTCAAAAGCTCCCTCCTAACCCCACTACTAGACCTCTGGGGTCACTGCAGGGCCTGTGAACTTGAAGTtcaggggagggaagcagggtcaCCCAAGTTCCATCTTCATGTGGGGTTCTCACTGTAGTGCTAGGAGAGAAAGAG from Myotis daubentonii chromosome 18, mMyoDau2.1, whole genome shotgun sequence includes:
- the LOC132221132 gene encoding protein S100-A7-like, producing MSHTPVEQSVMDLIVLFHKYTKPDDKIDKPGLLKMLKENFPNFLTACEKKGKDFLAHIFEDQDKNNDKKIDFSEFLSVLGVIATDYHNHSHGAPLCAGGGH